One window from the genome of Cricetulus griseus strain 17A/GY chromosome 2, alternate assembly CriGri-PICRH-1.0, whole genome shotgun sequence encodes:
- the Lsm10 gene encoding U7 snRNA-associated Sm-like protein LSm10 — translation MALSHSVKERTISENSLVILLQGLQGQITTVDLRDESSARGRIDNVDAFMNIRLANVTYTDRWGHQVELDDLFVTGRNVRYVHIPDDVNITATIEQQLQIIHRVRNFGGKGQGRREFPSKKL, via the coding sequence ATGGCACTGAGCCACTCCGTGAAGGAGCGAACCATCTCTGAGAACAGTCTGGTCATCCTGTTGCAGGGCCTCCAGGGCCAGATAACCACGGTGGACCTTCGAGATGAGAGTTCGGCTCGAGGACGAATTGACAATGTTGATGCTTTCATGAACATCCGACTGGCCAATGTCACCTATACCGACCGCTGGGGACATCAAGTTGAGCTGGATGACCTCTTTGTGACAGGCCGTAATGTCCGATATGTCCATATCCCAGATGACGTGAACATCACTGCCACCATCGAGCAGCAGCTGCAGATCATCCATCGTGTGCGCAACTTTGGTGGCAAGGGTCAAGGTCGACGAGAGTTTCCCTCCAAAAAGCTGTGA
- the Oscp1 gene encoding protein OSCP1 isoform X2, with protein MSVRTLPLLFLNLGGEMLYVLDQRLRAQNIPGDKARKVLNDIISTMFNRKFMEELFKPQELYSKKALRTVYDRLAHASIMRLNQASMDKLYDLMTMAFKYQVLLCPRPKDVLLVTFNHLDSIKGFIQDSPTILHQVDETFRQLTEIYGNLSAGEFQMIRQTLLIFFQDLHIRVSTFLKDKVQNSNGRFVLPVSGPVPWGTEVPGVIRIFNDKGEEVKKTGFKHGGNYVAAQKEGAFELYGDRVLKLGTNMYSANRPVETHMSATSKNLASKTQENIAPNPLAKEELNFLARLMGGMEIKKTSGPEPGFRLNLFTTDEEEEHAALSRPEELSYEVINIQATQDQQRNEELARIMGEFEITEQPEITEQSTSKGDDLLAMMDRL; from the exons TTCTGAATGACATCATCTCAACCATGTTCAACAGAAAGTTTATGGAGGAGCTGTTCAAACCCCAGGAGCTGTACTCTAAGAAGGCCCTGAGGACTGTGTATGACCGCCTGGCTCATGCCTCCATTATGCGACTGAACCAGGCCAGCATGGATAAG CTCTATGACCTGATGACCATGGCTTTCAAATACCAAGTGTTGCTGTGTCCACGCCCAAAGGATGTGCTGCTGGTCACTTTCAACCATTTAGACTCCATCAAGGGATTCATCCAGGACTCCCCAACTATCCTACATCAAGTGGATGAGACCTTCCGGCAGCTGACAGAA ATATATGGGAATCTCTCTGCTGGTGAGTTCCAGATGATCCGACAGACACTGCTCATCTTCTTCCAAGACCTGCATATACGA gTATCCACATTTCTAAAGGACAAAGTCCAAAATTCTAATGGTCGATTTGTGTTGCCAGTGTCCGGGCCTGTTCCCTGGGGAACTGAGGTTCCCGGAGTCATCAG AATATTCAATGACAAAGGCGAAGAAGTAAAGAAGACAGGATTCAAGCATGGTGGAAACTACGTGGCTGCCCAGAAGGAAGGTGCTTTTGAGCTTTATGGAGACAGAGTCTTGAAACTGGGAACTAACAT GTACAGCGCGAATCGGCCTGTGGAAACCCATATGTCTGCAACATCAAAGAACTTAGCCTCAAAGACACAG GAAAACATTGCTCCAAACCCTCTTGCCAAAGAAGAGCTGAATTTCTTGGCCAGGCTAATGGGAGGGATGGAGATCAAGAAAACGAGTGGCCCTGAACCAGGATTCCGGTTGAATCTATTTACGACTGATGAAGAGGAGGA ACATGCAGCACTGTCCAGGCCAGAGGAGTTATCCTATGAAGTCATCAACATACAGGCTACACAG GACCAGCAGCGGAATGAGGAGTTGGCCCGGATCATGGGGGAGTTTGAGATCACGGAGCAGCCCGAGATCACAGAGCAGAGCACAAGCAAGGGAGACGACTTACTCGCCATGATGGACAGGTTATAG